Part of the Mastacembelus armatus chromosome 6, fMasArm1.2, whole genome shotgun sequence genome, AGCACCGTGATTCACACAgttcacaaaataaatatacactttcaaagtgaaataaattATGCCAGAACAGTTTGAACAGATGTATTCATTGAAGTTTGTCTGTAAGTCCACGATAGCCAACACATATAGAGCCAAACAAAAGTAGACCACTCAGCATCCCAGTTTTTGTCACGATACATTATATTCAGGAAATAAATATTTCCTCTGGTACTCTACTTGTCCACACAGCTGGTTAGCAAAGACAGCATGTGGCACTGTTTTGGAGTACACCAGGGTTACAGAGTCATAAggattttgtaaataaatatggaCCTAAGGAGATGATGTTATGAAACTCCAGGAAATATGagattgttttaaaatacaaacatagcAAAATATTATACCAGCACAGCCCCAGTGCCTTGTTATGCAGTGGCTGAGTCAGTAACTATTCAAGTCTGTCAGGCTTCAGACTAGCTGAAGCTGTGTCAATGTCTTAGGGCAGTACCATATAAAGGCTGTTGGTATTCTCTATAGCCAGTGTACCACCTTTTTCATGGCCCCTTTGTTGTGACAGACCGTGCCCGCCTCCGCTTCTTGTCGTTCTCTCTGCGGCGGCCTGATCtcaccttttttttcctcttggtgGCCACTTTTAATGGTTGGTCCTTGTATGCCAGAGCCTTGTTCGTCTCCTGGGGCAGGTTAGTTGCCTCTCTTTCCAGCTTGAACCTGTCGGGGAGGTTCTTGGTGGCTCCTGGGGGTTTCTGATACATGGCATTCCCACTAAAGGTTTGGCTTGGAATTTTGCTCTGTACAGGTGGTGTTCGCTCATCAGCTGTGTGCACCTCCTCCAGCAGCCCCTGGAGCCACATGCGACGCTTGAATTCCTGCAATGAGCGGCCCTTGTCATGCATCAGCTGGGCGTGGCTCACTGACCTCCTccttaaaacagcaaaaaacaaaaaaagaagatattATGTAGTTAAGACAGCCGTAGGTTAAAACCTTAAATAGCACTGTGAAAGGAGGCAGTACTTAGTTTCTGTCAGGAATCTGTCAGATGTCTGAGATTATACCTAAGACTATTTAAATCCTCATTTCTCTTCACCATCATCAGCTCAAAATTTTGCTAATTAGCAAAAGTTAGAATTCCTACTCTAAACACTAAAGTCAGGGAGTTTGCTAAAGATTaaactttaaacatattttccatTCTAGCCCATGTTGTaatttcatttacaaaagtgCAGGCAGGCACCAGGAAACCTCAGTTCAGTAGGTGGCAGCATAAACAAATTTCTGACACTCATTACTAGTACATGCTCAAGACCCCAAAAGCCAGAACATACTTAAATCTCTTACAGGTAAGCTatagagttgttttttttttaaaaatcagaaaagaggaatctttcaaatatttttctgctctgtgttcatttttactttgtttctaACATCTCATACTgcatataatttaataatacatatttttctATAGTTTCTCAAGAAATAAATAACTCACGTTCTGCCACTGAGTGCATCAGTTGGTCTTGCATCAAGAGTCACTGGAGAGCACAGCAAGAACACAGTCAGACTCCACTGCTGAAGCATGACTATAGAGCACATCCTTGAGCCAAAGATCTGTAGAGCACAAGAAATGATTATATCAATCACTTTGTTTAATAAGCACAACTTTATATTGATTAATACTACATTTTATTCAGTAGTTATTGTCAGTAGCAGCTACAGCAATCATTAACTCttgaaaagtgtgttttaataaacagaaaaaacttAGACTTACATGGTTTGAATTTTTACAGTGAAAGTCCACTAAGTCCACAAAGGTGAGTGTGCAAGTACTTTAGAGATgatcttgtttaaaaaaaaaaaaaaaattacaaaacagtagaaaaaatttatttaaaatccaaTTTGTTCAGCTGAAAAATTGTGTCCAGATCCATCGGTGTGAAAGCAGTCTAAGAAATCCCCCATCAGTCTGCTCCATTTATTTGCCTCGCAACAGTGTGTGTTGAGCTATTTATTTTGTCCTAGTGTCCTGACTAAAATGGAGATAAAGATAGGAAGGACAGCACAAGCAGCCCATCAACTACAGAACTGCCAGTCCTCTTAGTCCTCCAGAAATCTCATGAAGAGTAACACTGAAACATCTTCTCTGGTGGGCAGAGCCGAGAGTAGAGCTGTGAGGGTTTGTCAGTACAGTGCTGTGAGCGAGCCTGTGTGAGTCTGTTTGATTGAGGCACAGAGTGAAAGTTAAGCTCCTTTTTGGCTGAAGATGCAGGCACTACCTTAGCCCCTACCCATTAAGTCCTGTCTACCCTCCCTATACTCCAACTcttgcttctcctcctcccctgaaCCCTTCACACACACCTGCGGTGACAAGAAGGCGGTGCCCATTTAACATCCAAAACTCCGTACCTCAGCAAGGATGTGGAACAGGAGcttggaaaaaaataatgaatttatcTGAAATGATTTTAGATGTACTAACAAATTTAAGACTACGTCTAACTCCATCATAAAGAGGTCAGAAAAGACAAGGGTGCACCAGTGGAAGTAATCATGAGTTACCAAGCAGAGAGTGTACAGTAAAAGGGGAGGGGCAGGTTTACTCCAAAGTAAACAGCCAAGCCTAACCACTTTCCCAGGGGAAAATGACCATAACCTCAGAAAAACCCAACCCACAGCCTCTCACTGCAGACCATTCAATTCACCTCCACTCTGCCTCAGCAAACCAGCTGACCACCAAATGGTTACAGTGGGATCTGAGGTATCTCTGATATTTAGCTAATAAGGAAAGTTAAGAGTTTTGCATTGAGGCAGTCATACACAACCTCAGGATGACTGTGTCTTTAGGCATTGTACCTAGTCTTAAGCATCCAGCCAcatctgtcattttaaattataaaaaatgcaaacatttgatTAGTAGTCAGAGATGTTTTCATATGCAGTATATGGATATTGGAAATGTGTTGTGTTAATATTGTGATTGGGATATTTACCCAGCTCCCTATAATATATGCACCTgtagaaaatgtgatttttaatttggcTGTAATTGGGATTTCATTTGTGTAGAAATTAAAGAAAGGGTTTTATGTTGTAATGATGTGTACCAGTTGGAGTTGGAATACATATTCATTATCACAATGCATTCATTCTGATGAGACTTtatcaataaatgtttttacatcttCATTTGCAACAAGAATCTACAGATAATAAGGCTGTGCTTAAGTTTTGACCTAAATGCAAATGTGAGCAACATGCTGACAATGGCAATACCAACACACTTTGTGTTGATTGAGTAGAACGTTCACCATGTGGGCCATCATCTGGTTAGCAATGTTGCTTCACAGCAGTAAAGGTCTGGGTTTAAATCCCGTTCAATCTTAGGGCCTTTCTCtttagagtttgcatgttctctgggtactccagcttcatcccacagtccagagacatgcagtttggggttaggcaAACTGTAGACCCATTTGAGTTGTGGTTAAAGTCAGTTCAGGTTTGGCAGCAGATTCTTCTCAGCCCAGTTAAATGTTCCTGTGATTCATTTCTGGGTCATGACCCAACACTTGAAAGACAATAGAACAGACCTCTACATATAATCCACCTCTGTACAAACTACCTATGTCTTTTTGTTATTCCTAAGATTATTTTTATCTGCcatgattcattttttaatgttatttgtttgttttaaccatAGTGACGGGGCTAGGGCTGCCAGTGTCTGTCAGTCGGTCTACCACCTCGACTATTgcatggattgccatgaaaatGTTTGTACATAATCATCTTCCTCTCGGGATGATTTGTTACCACTGGTGAGATTTCCTGTTAGTGACCTGGTCTTGTTAATTAATCAATGTGATTATTAAGATGTATAATTTATTCAAAATCCTTAGTCATTTGTGGATACTCTACAGAAATGCACTCTAACTCCTCATGAACTGAATCCATAAATGATTTTCAGTGAGCAGTGATGATTAGTAAAATCACTTAAGACTAGACTGTAGACCAGTTGGTAAATTACTTAACAGAAGGCTCAGTACTTTACAAGCAGTCATCATTCAGTTCAACAAGAGCTCCAGAAGGGGTTGGCCACCTCCAAAACTCAGCTTGCTTCTGTTTCCAGTGAGTCTGCCTCAAACTTCCAACACTTTAACActcaggggaaaaaaataccTCATTTGATTCCATTTTGCAAAGACTTTACCtgcaaaaaaatatgaaaaaaatcccatttcctggcagacagcagcataTGGAATGGGAGCCAGGAAGGCTGCTTTTGATTCATGCTAAATTGCACTCTCAACACAGCACAGTATTCCTGTCCATTTCTCATTCTTTTCACACTGCACCTACTTCATATTCATACATATTGAACAtatacaccccccccccccccccccccccagctttaaaaaaatttgtACCTTTCTGTTCCAAGCAGCCAGCTCATACAGTACATACGCCGCATCCAGACAAACACCCTCATTTCATCTATAAATTCAGAGTTCAGCATCTATTTGTGGATGTGTTGTACCCATTAACTGTAGTGGTGCACCCTATTATGTCATAAATCCTGGCTTTAGTTACAGCAACAgttcctgcttttgttttggaCTTGCACTGAGAGTCACTTTGTACTTGGCATGTACATTACGATTCTGTCTGGGCCGGTAAGTCAGTGTTAATTCCTGCAAAAGTTGCACTCTGACGCTGTCAGCATCctctattattttattactctTTCAGAGCACCACTCCCTGTTAGCTCTGAACACTGTTCATTTCTTTAAGGGAAATTTAAACAGAGGCAGAGTGAAAATTGAAGACATGTTCTAAAAACATCCAAtacctgttttaaaaaaataaattcagtccGGTTTCTGTTGAACTTGACATTCAGCTAAGTTATATAACACCCCAAATGTCATCTGTACCTATTAAAATTAGAGCAAAATCAGCTTTACATGTATTTGATAATGGGCTCTTTATTATGCAGTCAGGTCCTTTGATGGCTTGTCCATTTGTTCATATGAGAGCTTTGGGTTTGTTATCCTGGAAACCCTTACGTGAAAAATTACTTTTGCAGATTTACTTTCCCCTCTTAATGGTTTTTTAACGGTGAGTTTCTGTACGGGCcatttcagctgcttcattTCGGGCATGTTTTATAATGTTGTATTGTGGGCAGTTGGAAGAGTTTTCTGCTAATCATTCACACCTAGCAATAACTGCCACCACAAGAATGCTCTTTAATCCTCTTTACCTTTTTCTGGTTCAGCTATTTTCAACAGAGGGAGCGTGTTATTAATAAAAACTCGGGAGATGACATTTAAAATTgctgctgtgtattttttttttttttttttttttggtgctgcaaaaataaatgtttttgcagCAGGGATGTAAACTAAGCAATTTCTTGAATCGCTAGTCAGCTCCGTTGAGAGTTTTAGTCCTTTCATTCAGATAAAGTGTCAATAATtgctatttttaaataataccAGTGAATCAAATTCCAGTGTAGAAACAGTGTGTCAACGTGAAGGGAGTTTTACTCCTGAAGACAGGTATCACCTAAATCTGCAGCACAggcttttcaaataaaaatattgggTATAGTTTGACAATATTCAAGTAATTAATTGcaaacttttgttttaaatatttatataaaggaaacctaaaaatgtttttatggctCATTCATCACCGACCTGGATCCCATTCATATTGATTGTAATTCTCACCCTTAAAACATTCATGTCTAACATTCACATCCACCATGTTACATACAGGTCATACTATAAACTGGTGTTTCTAATAGCAGTTGCAGATTTTGAGCCACAATGCACAATGTACAGTTTAGTCAGGATGTCAGAGAAGGGTCAGTGCTCCACACTAAGAGGCGTACATCCTGAACATTACCTAATTCCTGTTCAGGGTTACCAAAACAGGGCCTCCTCCGTTACGCgtttatttgatttgaaagtAGCTGCAagatttgtctgtttctgtttctgctgcttgaTGTATGATAATCCTCCTCAGGTAATGCTTTGGGCccattttcttatttacaactatgttttttttttttttatgttaaccATAAATGTCAAACTTCTGGAGACAGTAAGTCGGGGAGGTCCTATCAGGACAAAAGCATGTTGTCCAGACTCAGTCTAGAGCACAAGTACATTAAATCATTATTTTTCAGACAGGAAATATCTGCCACTGGACATTTTGCCCATAAAATGTAGTTCTAAGATGAAATGATTCCTTCCTGGCCCAACTCTACTCTCATCTGAGTGTTTTTACAACTCATCTATTCAATGCTAGAATTTGTTTATGGTCAAAACTTTAAATATTGTTCACTTTCTGATTAAACTCTGTGTTTGATCATGACCTAAATGTGAttcagaaagcagaaaaacaagtccAAGCCCGAGTCTTTGACGTGGCCTCATGAGGTACCCACCACATTAGCATTTCTTTCTTGGCAGATGTTGGTGGAGGGGTGTCTGACTGGCCTCTCTGCAGTGGCCTTGTGTTCCAAGCTCTGGAGCCCCcccccctttttaaaaaaataatgaaaacacaagctGCCTCATGTCTGATGCCTCCTATCACTCTCCTGACCCAGAAGTACACCCCAGGCCAGCTGGACATAAACCCCTGGCTTAAAACCCCACACAGCAACACCAATGTTGGCTGCTACCTCTGCCCGCCACCCTCCTGCCCCTGACCTATCACCCAAAACATTACCATAAACTTCTGCCCAGCTGCCAAGCAACACACACTGAAGAGCTTTTAGTGAGACAGCTTGTCTGTGTAAAGATATCTCTGTCCGAGGGCAGAAAGTGGACTTGGTGGAGAGCAGGCTCGTGATTATGATCTGCATTTTACATGCGACATAAAACCTACTgtggtgttttatgttttgtggcTTGTGGTGATGCTATGGCATTGCCTGTGGACAGACAGGCTCCTACTTGCAGCAACAACTGCTATGCAGTATTTCAGGCTGATGAAAAATGTGTCCGCCAGCGTGTTAACTGTTTTAAAACATGCCACAAGTCTGCATGCTCCACGTCTTTTACTCACTTGACAAATCTTCCTGTTTCACATTGCCTCAGCCTCGGTGAAAATTGAAGAATCAATAGAGGTTTGATTGAgaagaccacacacacattacagtaATGACGGGCTGAGTCTGTTTGTTTGCACAAGCGAAGAGCAGGCTCAAATCATTAATGAGTGCTTTGCGTCCAGCGTGCAACCACAGCTAAGCCAGTGGGTCAACACAGTTGGCCAGACTAACCactgcgtgtgtgcgtgtgtgagattGTATATACATGTTTCTACATGTCGTTGAAGAGTTAAAGAAAAGCTTACATACAGAAACGTAAGTCATATTATCAGACTTCCCTTGTTTTCCTTGTCTTAATTTGCTCTTACATCATGTGTAAGCATTAGCTGTAAAGATTCTATATTTAACATCATCCTGTATTTACGTGtgcactgacacacagatactgttttgttttctcagcaaataatatatatatatatatatatatatatatatatctgagacatttcagtgaatatttaaacactgaaaaaaaggcTTCGCTTGAAATTTCCAAATCGTTAGAATGCACAGTGTGAGCCAAGTGCACTTCACTGACTCAAAGTTGAtccatttactgtaaatgagcTTGTCTCTGTTGGTTTCCTGACCAATTACTGTACAGTGAACTTAGgtcctgtatttatttatccataggTTATTTTAAATGGACGGCACTCAATGTGCAGGCCTTGTTGAGCGGGCTTGTCTTCCCAGCCTGCACTGGGACATGCTAGTAGTGCTTGGCAGGCAGACACGGATGCTGAAGGCAGCTGCTAGACAAGGTTTATCCTGCATTGGGCAAGGCCACCCGCTTCGTGCTCACCAGGGCACAGTGACTGGCACGGCACTTCCCAACCTTAGTTTTCACCTCTCAATTTTCTGCTTCTCTAAGAAAACTAGAGACTACTGTACACTTTTTAAAGTTCTGTGACCCTGAAAAGACATCAAGCCCAACCAGAGAATAGGAAGGCTCAGACTTAGAATGCATTATGAAACAATATAGCTTTACAGTGAAAGGGTTATTACGTGAATATATACATTACATCTGAGTGTTGGTTTTGAGTGATTTAAGTCATGCACTAAAAACCAAAAATCTATCTTTATTAATGACTGTTTTTGCTTCATTATTATCAGATAATGTGACTGTTTTGTTGAAAGAAAAGTGATGAAAAGTAGGTTCCTGCAGAGGCAAATGGGATATACAAAGGGTATATGGCTGCAGCAAAGCAAATTTCAGAAGGAGCCTCTTTATTTGCAGACTCAACAATGAAGGGATGTGTTATGTTTGCTAAATTATTAATTGGTATGGTTCAGTATATGGTCTCATTTAACAGAATCCTTTTTTTTATAATAGGCACTTGTTAAATCTGAAGTGTTCACAGATAGGACTTGTTATTTAATTGAAAATTCCTTCCATTTGGTTCATAAAGCTAAAAATTTCAAGTGTGGTACAATGACATCATGTTCTTCCCTTTTAGAGGGAACACTGTGACTGAAGATTTCTTCAGACAGACAtttaaatgcagtatttttttctgtgagacAATAAATGAGAACAGCACTAAAAATGAAACTACTCTGTTTATGGTTAGGCTATTCTATGTATGTCATTTCAGAGTTACActggaaacacattttaatatatagCATGTAGAGGACAATATAGTGACACATTTTCTCGAAACAAGCATTTTGATAAGTGCAGTTGCTCAATCTGACAATATATACAGTAAGctatcttttaaataaaaaagtaatattcTTTATGACAGGACAGGAAAACTGCAGTTTCAATGGATGAAAGGTCATATTTAGTTGAAGTTTCCATCCAACCATAAATTATCGCTTTATATAAATTTGTAAATCTGTGACATTATAAACAATGCGGTATTGTGGGGGAAGCTCCAGAGCATGAACAAGAAATGGATGCAACATGTTGGTCAAATATTAAAGCCAAGAAGCTGATGAAATGGAGTTGTATTGTGGTTGCTTTGGCCACAGAATCATATTTATGGATAGGCCCTTTAAGTTTGTTAGTAATGGTCTCTTAAATGGTCTCTTGTGTTGACCTTTAGCTcatgaaacacattttgtaGAGCTTTTCAGAGTagttcacacagagaaaaatagtCCACACTCTGAGCAAAAATTCAGATAActcagtaaaatattttttttctttcataagtGGACATGTGCTCTGCCTTTAACATGTACATGTTCACTATTAATTCACTAATGCACAGTGAGTCCATTAGCCAGTCCATTACATACTCTGGGCAGGCAAAAAGTCAAAATTGGATGTCATTCAAAGACGGGCTCTGGCCCCAAGGCTTGTTTTCTGTCCGACTGTGGTTTTGCAGCAGTCTAAATCCATGAAGTGAATTTGCTCACAACAGCCAACATATTTCTCCAATCTACATCCCCTTGTAAAGCAAAGGAAGGAAGGCAGAGctcacagctgtttgttttgtgctgcCCACAGTCTCACAACCCTGTAACATAAGGCCTGGCTTTCATTGCCTCGCCACTGCATGAGCAAAAGGGAATTAGcttttaaaagtttgttttgtaacAGTTGTAAATAACACAGCACTGATTCAGACCTAGATCCCTGTTCTCTCAGAGTATGGCTCATGTGGGTGGCTTTGGAAATACTGAGGCATGCTGAATATGTTTATATTACACTCTCCCCAAAGAGGGTTGAGCTTTGTGGTGCAGATGGATTACAGTGGGAAAGAGCTGTTGTAGACCTTTTAAAGTTTGGTGTTAATGGTGGGAGTGAAGTGGCTGTGTAGGTGTGACGTGTTCATTTGAGGAGCCGTTGGTATTTCTGTCTACATTGATGGAGGAAAGGGGATTCCCACACCAGCTTTAAGCTATCTCTAATCAAAACTTTAAGAACAGATCACATGACGTGGATGTGTATGTAAAAATTATTCGTCGTAGTGACAAATCCACAGACAGCTCACAGCTTTTCACAGCTCAGTGGGGAGTTTAAGCAACTTTTGATTTTATGGGACACAACTTTACtatttgtaaaatgttcttttcaaGAAACAACAGGCACTAAAGTCCATTAATTAACCCCTTTATATAACGTTTGTATGCCATAATATTCAACACATCCGTGTACTAACAGTTTGCGTAGTGAatatagcttcatatttacaatAAAGACATGACAGTGGATATAAATGCTCTGCTCTGCAAGAAATATatgtgtttcccaaaatgtttaACTACTCCTTTAAGTAGTTGgtggataaaataaaatggactACAAAAGGAAACACATCTCCAAATAAATGTTAATGCTGTTTCTGTCAATTCTTTACCAACATAGTCACTACAGCAACTTCATAGGTAGTAATACAGTATgccagtgttgtgtttacaatTGTTCTGCCAACTCCAGGTGGCCAAAAAAAATCCCTTAATGCAGTTATGAAACAAGGAGCCAGAACAGAAAAAATCACAGGAGGaggtaaaaacagtaaaagatgTTGGTAGATTTGTTTTAACACCTCCAGAGCTGTAGCTATCTGTTCCCAATCAGGACTTTTCGTGTAAGAGCACACCAGCCCTCCTCTACTGTaatgaaccacagtgagagcagtCCTGTGCTGTttgggaaagtgtgtgtgtgtgtgtgtgtgtgtgtgtgtgtgtgtgtgtgtgtgtgtgtgtgtgtgtgtgtgtgtgtgtgggcaggcaTGCCTGAGGTTGCTGAGCCTCGGCCTTCTTCTCAACATTAATAAGAACTTCCTTCCTACCAGACAGTGAAACACCTGATCACTTACCAAAGAGGACATGCCCATGCATCCCTCAGAGCTGGCAGCCTGCAGCCTCTAATAAGGATCGGCCTGTGTTCTTTAGCTGCCCATCAATCAAGTCGGACATCCATACACAAATCATATTCTCTTGCCACCCtaatgtgtgagagtgtgtttctgtgtaagtTTAGATGTAATGGGTGGGAACTATATCCTGACACAAGAAATAAgacctctcacacacaccactacAAAAATTACAACTGTTCTCCAATGGCAATAAAGTTTggcttcttttaaaaatgttaagcCAAGATACACCAGgtgaaatgtgcatttttatgaTGTGCATAACCTCTTATGTTTCCTCCTTAAGTA contains:
- the LOC113133219 gene encoding parathyroid hormone-related protein-like; the protein is MCSIVMLQQWSLTVFLLCSPVTLDARPTDALSGRTRRSVSHAQLMHDKGRSLQEFKRRMWLQGLLEEVHTADERTPPVQSKIPSQTFSGNAMYQKPPGATKNLPDRFKLEREATNLPQETNKALAYKDQPLKVATKRKKKVRSGRRRENDKKRRRARSVTTKGP